The Pseudomonas sp. PDM14 genomic interval CGAGGCTGTCGAGAAGACGCTGGCGGACGCAGGCGAGCACCGCCTCGGGCAATGTCTCGGCGTTCAGCTCGCAGGCGTAGCGGGCGAGGCGCCGGGCCAGGGTCGGGGTACTCATGGCTGCACCTCCTGCGGCAGGCTCGTGGTGACCGCGGCAGGATCGCGGCCATCGGCGATCACGCAGGCCGCCGGTGGCGTCTCGCCATTCAGCACCGCCACCGCGCACTGTGCGGCGATCAGGTTGGTGCGCTGCAGCCCTTCATGGGTCGAGGCCCCGCTGTGCGGGGTCGCTACCACGTTCGGCAGCGCCAGCAACGCCTCGGTGGTGGCGCGATAACTGGAGTCGGTTTCGCTGAGGAAGACATCCAGGCCGGCACCGGCGATGGCGCCGTCCAGCAATGCCTCCAGCAATGCGCGGTCGTCGACCAGGCCACCGCGGGCCGTGTTGATCAGCACCGCCGTGGGCTTCATCCGATTAAGGGCCAGGGCGTCGATGAGAAAGCGCGTGTCCGCCAGCAACGGTGCATGCAGGGTCACGTAGTCGCTCTCGGCCAGCAGGGTGTCGAGGTCGACGTGCTGCACGCCAGACTCGCGTGCGTGGTTCCAGTCCGGGTGCGGCGCATACGCCAGCACGCGGGCATCGAAACCGGCCAGACGCCTGGCCACGCCGCGACCGATTCGGCCGAGGCCGATGATGCCGACGGTCTTGCCGTACAGGTCGCTGCCCAGGGCGATGGCCCAGTCGCCATTGATCATGCGCGCCTTCGAATCGCCCAGGCGCCGGCCCAGCGCCAGCATCATCGCCAGCGCATGGTCGGCGACGCTGGCATCGTTGCCGCCGACGGCGATGGTCGCGACCTTGCCACTGGCGCGCACGGCGGCCACGTCGACGCGCTCGTAACCAACGCCGCGCCGGGCGATCACCTGCAGGCGCGGCAACTGCGCCAGCAGCTCGGCGGTGATCCAGGCGTGGCCGACGATCCAGGCGTCGACATCGGCCAGCAGGGCGAGCAGCTGAGCCTGGCTCAGGTCGGCGTCGCCCTGCCCCTCGGCAAGCTCGGCGATGTGCACCTCGCAGCCGTGGCCGTGCAGGTAGGCCAGGCTCTCGGGGTCGAAGAAGCGCTGGGTGACCAGCACCTTGCGGGGGGATTTTTCGGGCATGTGCATCGCCTCATCGAATCACGGGGCCGCCTCGGCAGCGGCGTTCAACGGACCAGCCACGCGCCGTATGCCGGCACGCGCTGACGTTCTGGCGGCAAGCCGCCGCCGTTTCCCCGGCTCATGGCGAGCGGGGAATGGCAGGACGCAAGAGGAGCGCTAGATGATCGCGCCGGTGGCCAGCGCCGAGAGAATCAGCACCGCCGAACAGCCCAGCGCCCAGGCCAAGCCGTAGCGCTGCAGCTCGCCCATGTCGCGCTTGAGCAACCCGGCCAGCAGGTAGGGGGCGGCGATCAGCGGGCTGAGGGCGTGCACCGGCTGCCCCAGTACCGAGGCGCGGGCGATGAACAGCGGATCCACGCCGTACTGCGCGGCGGCACCGTTGAGGATCGGCAGGATGCCGTAGAAGAAGGCATCGTTGGACATGAAGAAGGTGAAGGGGATCGCCGCCAGCGAGGTGATCACGCTCATGTACGGTCCCGAGCTGGCCGGCACCATGTCGAGGAAGGCCTGGGACATGGCATCGACCATGCCCGAGCCGGTGAGAATCCCGGTGAAAGCACCAGCGGCGAAGATCAGCGCCACCACGTTGAGCACGTTTTCCGAATGTGCGGCGATGCGTTCCTTCTGGTCGGCCAGGCGCGGGTAGTTGATCACCAGCGCCAGGGCCAGGGCGATCATCATCAGCACCGGCAGCGGGCCGAGGCCCAGGCCCATGCTCACCACCAGCCCAAGGGTCAGCGCCAGGTTGACCCAGAACAGCCGCGGGCGATGGCTGTCCTTGACCTTGCGCTCCAGCTCGGGGGCCGCCCCGTCATGCTGGCCAGGCACCCAGCCGAGACGCCGACGCTCGCGCTTGCCCAGCCACCAGGCCGCGGCAAAGGCGTAGACCAGGCCGATCAGCATGGCCGGGATCAGGCCGACGAACACGTCCATGGCATCCACGTGCAGCGCACTGGCGGCACGCGCGGTCGGCCCGCCCCAGGGCACGATGTTGATCACCGTGTTGGTCAGCAGCAGCATCACCGCCAGGATCAGCGGGTTCATGCCCAGGCGCAGGTACACCGGCAGGAAGGCGGTAACCACCACCAGCACGGTGGTCGCACCGTCGCCATCCAGCGAGATCACGGTCGACAGCGCAGCGGTGCCGAGGGTGATGCGCAGCGGGTCGTTGCCGACCCAGCGGATGATCCGTTTCACCGCCGGCTCGAACAGGCCGGCGTCGAACATCACCGCGAAATACAGCAGGGCGAACATCAGCATCATCGCGGTCGGGGTGACCTTGAGGACGCCGTCCAGCACCATCGTGCCCATCTGCGAGCCGAGCCCCAGGGCCAGGGCGAAGGCCACCGGCACCAGGATCAAGGCGACGATTGCCGACAAGCGCCGCGTCATGATCAACGTCATGAACACGATAACCATCGCAAAGCCAACCCAAGCCATTTTCTTATCCTTGTTATGCAAACGCGTTCAGGTAGGGACACGTGCAGCAGGCGCAGGCGGCGCCTCGTGTGCACGATGGGCAAAACCTACACATTGATGAATTAATCGTAAATCTGTATTTTTTTCGTACACCAATCAGTCGAACAACCAGGACAGGCCGACCTTCACCCCGAACTGGCCGGCGTCGCCGTCCAGCAGCGGACTGTCGGCTAGGCGCCCGGGCAGGCGCTGGTAACTCGCCTCGCCATTCAGCAACCAGCGCTCGCCAAGCGGTTGCGACACGCTCAGGGCCAGGCTCGGTACCACCACGCTGCCCGGACGATAGCGCGCCACACCGCGCGACTCCTCGTCATTCAGGGTGCCGTAGTAGTAATCGGCGAGCCCGCCGGAGAGGTAGCTCAGCGCCACCGAGGGGGTCACTGTCGCACCCGCCAGCGCCACGGGATAGCCGTATTCCAGGCTCACCTCGTAGCCACCGCTGGCGCCGCTGACATCACCTTTCGCGCTGCCCTGCAGCTCGCCGAGCGTGCCCTTCCAGGTGGCGTGCAGGCCCAGGTCGATGCCGTCGTCGCGGTCGTCCAGCAGGTCGCGGTCGATGCCGTTGTCGGCCAGTTCCTCGCGGCCGAAGTCGTCAGCATCGATGCCGTCGAAGCGCCCGGCGACGATCACGTCCAGGCCGAAGCCATTGCCCTGGTACAGGTGCACGCCCGCCCGCAGGCCGCGCACGAACAGGCGCTCGCCCTCGTAGGTGAGCAGCGGCAGCAGCGACAGCGAGGTGTCGGCGCCGGCATACGGACTCTGCGCCAGCGAGACGCCGACACCGACGGCCTGCAAGCCGGGGGCGTCCGCCTGCGCCGCCAGCGGCAGCATCAGCACGGCGGGGATTACGAACAACGCGAGACGTGAGGATTTCATGAGAACAGCCTTTTCCGAGAGCCCATTACCGGCCGAAAGCGTCGACATAGACGCGCCCGCACCACCATTTACAAGAATGTAAACAGTCGACTAACATCGGTAAATCTGTACACATATCGTCCATATAAGGCTGCCATGACCCAACAAGACGAGCTCTACCTCTCCGCCGAAGAGGCCGCGGCCCTGCTCGGCGTCAACCTGCCGACCCTCTACGCCTACGTCGGCCGCAAGAACATCCGCTCGCTCAAGGTCGAGGGCTCGCGCAAGCGGCGCTACTGGGCGGCGGACATCCAGCGCCTGGTCAAGGGGCCGAAGAATGGCGAGGCCGGCAGCAAGCGCAGCGTGGACTCCTACAGCTCGCTGACCCTGCTCACCGAAGACGGCCTCTACTACCGCGGCCGCGACATCAACGAGCTGGTGGAGACCGCCACGGTGGAGGAAGTCGCGGAGATGTTCTGGCAGGTGCCGGGCGCCTTCGGCACCTCGCTGCCGCACATGCCGGCCGGGGTCGACCAGCTGTTCGAGCTGTACGCCAACACCACCGTGATCGAGAAGGCCATCGCCCTGTTTCCCCTGGTGGAACGGGTCAACCCCAAGGCCTTCGACCTGTCGCCGGAAGGCTACGCGCGCACCGGCGCCGACGTGGTGCGCTGGTTCGCCGCCCTGGTGGTCGGCAACCGCGCCCCGGATACGCGCCCGCTGCATGAGTTCATCGCCTCGTCCTGCGGCGTCGACCAGCGCTTCGCCGACCTGATCCGACGCATGCTGATCCTGTGCATCGACCATGAGCTGGACCACTCGACCTACAGCGTGCGCGCCGCGGCGAACACCGGGGTCACGCCCTACTACGCCGCCATCACCGGCCTGGCCACGGCCCGCGGGCGCCGCGTGGCCTATGGCCGCAACGAGGCGGTCAGCCACCTGCTGGACGACATATGCAACGCCAAGGACCCGGCCGAGCCGATCCTCCAGTACTACAGCCAGGGCGGCGAGATCCCCGGCTTCTGCGCCAACGCGCACACCGCCCACCACGTGCACAGCATCGCCGACCCACGGGCGATCAGCCTGAAGAAGACCCTTGATGCAATGTTCGCCGACGACCCGGAATACCGGCGCCTGCTCAAGGCGATGCAGGTAGCCGAGGAGCTGGTGCAGCACCCGGCCGAGTTCATCCTGCTGGTCAGCTTCGTCGGTCGCAAACTCAACCTCGGCGGCCAGGAGCTGGCGCTCGCCGCGGTCGCCCGCCTGATCGGCTGGTTCGCCCACGCCAGCGAGCAGTACAACCAGCAGCCGCTGGTCCGCCACCGCGCCCGCTACACCGGCGCCCTGCCCGGCTGATAGCTCCCCGCCTGCGGCGTCGTCACGCGCCATAGCGGCGCTGGCGCCGCCCCTTCCCTCCCGCGTGCATGCGTGCCGCCAGGTCACTGGCGGCCGGCGTCGCCATGCATGCACAAAAATCGTACAGATTTACATCCGATTTGCGTACGTATAGCGTCTAATGGAGATTGATTCATACATGTAGATTATTTTTGTACATATATGTCGATCTTCAAGCCTAAGGATGTCTCGGAACACGGCCCGCCGCATTCCGCATCGAAAACAAAAACAAAGGTGAAGAGACGTGAAACCATCCATCAAGCGGCCCGGCCTGCCCGGCGCAGCCTTTCTGGCAATGGCGACGGCGGGCTACATGGCCGGCGCCCAAGCGGTCAATTTCAACATCGGTGAAGTGGAAGGGCAGCTCGATTCCGCCCTCTCCATCGGCGCCAGCTGGGCGGTGCGTGCACCGGACCCGGACTTCATTGCCCAGGGCAACGGCGGCAAGGGCGACTCGCGCACCTCCGACGACGCCCGCCTGAACTTCAAGAAGGGCGAGACCTTCTCGAAGATCTTCAAGGGCATCCATGACCTCGAACTGAAGTACCGCGACTCCGGCGTGTTCCTGCGCGGCAAGTACTGGTACGACTTCGAGCTGAAGGACGAGAGCCGGCTGCTCTACGACATCCGCGACGACAACCGCAAACGCGGCGCGCAGTCGTCCGGCGTGGAGCTGCTCGATGCCTTCGTCTACCACAACTACGAGGTCGCCGACCGGCCCGGCTCGGTGCGCGTCGGCAAGCAGGTGGTCAGCTGGGGTGGCAGTACCTTCATCAGCGGCGGCATCAACAGCATCAACCCGCTGGACGCCAACGCCCTGCGCCGCCCCGGCTCGGAACTGAAGGAAGGCCTGCTGCCGGTCAACATGATCTACCTGCAGCAGACCCTGGCCGAGGCGGTCAGCGTGGAAGCCTTCTACCAGCTGGAATGGGACCAGACCGTCGCCGACAACTGCGGCACCTTCTTCGCCAGTTCGGACATCGTCGCCGACGGTTGCGATGACCGTTACGTGGTACGCGGCGCGGACATCGAACCGGGGCAATCCGACAACAGCGGCCTTAACGGCAACACCCTCTACCTGCCACGCGGCGGCGACCGTGACGCCCGCGACAGCGGCCAGTTCGGCGTCGCCTTGCGCTGGTTCGTGCCCGAGCTGAACGACACGGAAATCAGCGCCTACTACCTGAACTACCACAGCCGCACCCCGGTAGGCAGTTCGGTGATCAGCAGCGCGCCCAACCCGTTCGCCGCACCCGGCTTCGGCGCGGCCAGCGCCCAGTACTTCCTCGAGTACCCGGAAGACATCCGCCTGTACGGCCTGAGCTTCAACACCACCGTCGGTACCGCGTCCGTCGAGGGTGAGCTGAGCTACCGGCCGAACATGCCGCTGGCCATCGACGACCTGACCTACGCCACCCTGCGCCTGGCGCCGGTCGTGCCGAGCGTGATCCCCAACTCCGGCATCCCCGGCGACGAGATCCACGGCTACACCCGTGTGCCCATGACCCAGGGGCAGATGAGCGTGGTGCAGACCTTCGACCAGGTGCTCGGCGCCAGCCGTATGAACCTGATCGGAGAGGTCGGCTTCACCCACCTCAACGGCATCAACGAGGGTGACTACGGCGAATACCGATTCGGCCGAGCGAGCCACTTCGGCCCGGGCGAGTACTTCGACGCCGACGGCAACGACCTGTGCAGCACGCTGCTCAGCGGTCGCCCGGAGTACTGCAACAACGACGGCTTCTTCACCCGCAACTCCTGGGGTTATCGCCTGCGTGCCGGCCTGACCTACAACGGCGTGATCGGCGGTCTCGACCTCAGCCCGAGTCTGGCCTGGTCGCACGACGTGGACGGCTACGGCCCGACCTTCACCGAAGGCAGCAAGGCCATCAGTGTCGGCCTCAGCGCCAAGTACCTGTCCAACTACGAAGCCAGCATCAGTTACACCGACTACTTCGGCGGCGATTACACCACCAACGGTGATCGAGACTTCATCAGCGCCAGCTTTGGCGTGACGTTCTGAGGACGTTCCAATGACAAGAAAAACCCTATCGCGCTGCGCGCTCTCCCTGTGCCTGCCACTGCTGATCAACCCCGCGTTCGCTGCCGTGGACGCCGCCCAGGCCGACAAGCTGGGCGCCACCCTGACCCCGGTCGGCGCCGAACGCGCCGGCAATGCCGCCGGCAGCATTCCCGAGTGGACGGGCGGCCTGGCCAAGGACGCCGGCACCAGCACCGACGGCTTCCGTTCGGACCCGTTCGCTGGCGAAGCGCCGCTGTTCACCATCACCACGCAGAACCTCGAGCAGTACCGGGGCCAGTTGAGCCCGGGCCAGCAGGCCCTGTTCGCCCGCTACCCGAACAGCTACAAGATTCCCGTGTACCCCAGCCACCGCAGCGTGGCCTGGCCGCAGAAGACCTACGAGGTGATTCGCAAGAACGCGGTGAACGTCACCACGGTGGAAGGCGGCAACGGCCTGGAGAACTACACCAGCCCGCTGGCCTTCCCGGTGCCGCAGAACGGCCTCGAGGTGCTGTGGAACCACATCACCCGCTACCGCGGCGGCAGCTTCACCCGCGAGACCACGGCCTTCATGACCACGCCCACCGGCGACTACTCGTGGAAGACCGAGCGCGACCGCCTGGCCTACAGCGAGGAGCTGCTGGACTACGACCCGAGCAAGTCGAAGAACATCCTCTACTACTTCACCTCCGAGAACATCGCGCCGGCGCGTGATGTCGGCGGCGTGCTGCTGGTCCACGAGACCCTCAACCAGGTCAAGGAACCGCGCATGGCCTGGCAGTACAACTCCGGCCAGCGCCGCGTACGTCGCGCCCCGCAGGTCGCCTACGACAGCCCCGGCCCGGGCAACCTGCGCACCACCGACCAGACCGACATGTTCAACGGCTCGCCGGACCGCTACGACTGGCAACTGGTGGGCAAGCGCGAGCTGTACGTGCCCTACAACAGCTTCCGCCTGGCCGACCCGAGCAACAGCTATGACGAGCTGATCACCCCTGGGCATCTCAACCAGGACAAGACCCGCTACGAGCTGCACCGGGTCTGGGAAATCATCGGCACGCTCAAGGAAGGCCAGCGCCACGTCTACTCCAAGCGCCACCTGTTCATCGACGAAGACAGCTGGACCATCGTCGAGGCCGACCACTACGACGCCCGCGGCAACCTCTGGCGCGTGTCGGAGAACCACATCCTGCCGCTGTATGACGTGCAGACGCAGATCTCCGCCGGCGAGCTGACCTACGACCTGATCTCCGGTCGTTACCTGGGCAACTACATGTTCAACAAGGTGAAGAACGCCTACCGGTTCGGCTTCAAGGCCAAGACGTCGGACTTCACCCCCGCAGCCCTGCGCGCGATGGGTATCCGCTGAGCATGCCAGGCCCGTTTCACGCTGGCTCCGCCTCTCTAGCCCCCCTGTCATCGACGCCCCGCTAGAGACCTTTGCCGCCCTTTGGGCGGCTTTTTTTCAACCGCGCGCGCGGCACCCAGACCAAGCCGCCGCGCACAAAGATGGACGAAATCCGTACAGATTTACATGAACAAATGCCGAATGTATGTTTAATCCACGCAATAAACGTATACATGTACAGATAAATACATATATGCGTCATGCGGCCCAGGGATGCCCGCGAAGCATGTCGTCGCGGAGAACAACAAGACCAACAACACGCCGTTGAACCTCGTCAACGTGCAGAGGCTTAGGAAGACCATGGAAAACCCAGTCAAGATTCTGATCCCGTGCGGATCGATAGGCACCGGCATCCGCGAGGAGGAAATCCGCCTCGGCATCGCCCTCGGCGCCCAGGCCATCGCCAGCGATGCCGGCTCGACCGACAGCGGTGCGGCCTACATGATCCAGGGCGTCGGCAAGTACCCGCGCGCCACCATCAAGCAGGAACTGGCGATCCTCATGAAGGCCCAGGCCGAAGCGAAGATCCCGCTGATCATCGGCTCCTGCGGCCAGTCCGGTAGCGACGCCGGGCTCAACTGGATGCGCGACATCGCCCTGGAGATCGCCCGCGAGAACGGCCTGACGCCGAAGATCGCCGTGCTCTATTGCGAGCAGGACAAAGCCACCCTGAAAGCCAAGCACGCCGCCGGCAAGATCAAAGAGCTGCCGCCGCTCGGCCCGATCACCGACGAGCTGATCGACTCCTGCGAGCACATCGTCGCCTCCATGGGCGTAGAGCCGTACATCGCCGCACTGCGTGACGGCGCCGACATCGTCCTCGGCGGGCGCACCACCGACACCGCGGTGATCGCCTCCTACGCCCTGCTCAAGGGCGCACCGGCCGGCCCGGCCTGGCACGCGGCGAAGATCGCCGAGTGTGGCGCGCAGTGCACCGTCGACCCCACCAACGGCAACGGCATCCTGATCTCCATCGACGCCGACGGCTTCGAGGTCGAACCGCTGCAGCCGAACAACAGCTGCGCACCGGAGACCGTGTGTGCGCACATGCTCTACGAGAACTCCAACCCGTTCCTGCTCACCGAGCCGGGCGGCGTGCTCGACGTCACCGACGCCCAGTACGTGCAGAAGGACGAGCGCGTGGTGCGCGTCACCGGTTCACGCTGGATCGAAAAGCCCTACACCATGAAGCTCGAAGGCGCCGCCGCCGGGCGTTATCAGACGCTGATGCTGATCGGCATCGAAGACCCGGAAATCCTCGGCCGCATCGACGAATTCCACGACCGCATGCACGCCGCACTCACCGGCCGCGTGCACGCGGTGCTGGGCGCCGAGGCCGGCGATTTCCACATCTCGCTGCGTGTCTACGGCTGGAACGCCGTTTCCGGCATGCAGCGTCCGGCAGGCACGCCGCCACCACTGGAGGTCGGCATCCTGTTCGTCGCCACTGCCGCCACCCAGGCGCTGGC includes:
- a CDS encoding DUF1329 domain-containing protein, encoding MTRKTLSRCALSLCLPLLINPAFAAVDAAQADKLGATLTPVGAERAGNAAGSIPEWTGGLAKDAGTSTDGFRSDPFAGEAPLFTITTQNLEQYRGQLSPGQQALFARYPNSYKIPVYPSHRSVAWPQKTYEVIRKNAVNVTTVEGGNGLENYTSPLAFPVPQNGLEVLWNHITRYRGGSFTRETTAFMTTPTGDYSWKTERDRLAYSEELLDYDPSKSKNILYYFTSENIAPARDVGGVLLVHETLNQVKEPRMAWQYNSGQRRVRRAPQVAYDSPGPGNLRTTDQTDMFNGSPDRYDWQLVGKRELYVPYNSFRLADPSNSYDELITPGHLNQDKTRYELHRVWEIIGTLKEGQRHVYSKRHLFIDEDSWTIVEADHYDARGNLWRVSENHILPLYDVQTQISAGELTYDLISGRYLGNYMFNKVKNAYRFGFKAKTSDFTPAALRAMGIR
- a CDS encoding phosphoglycerate dehydrogenase, whose product is MPEKSPRKVLVTQRFFDPESLAYLHGHGCEVHIAELAEGQGDADLSQAQLLALLADVDAWIVGHAWITAELLAQLPRLQVIARRGVGYERVDVAAVRASGKVATIAVGGNDASVADHALAMMLALGRRLGDSKARMINGDWAIALGSDLYGKTVGIIGLGRIGRGVARRLAGFDARVLAYAPHPDWNHARESGVQHVDLDTLLAESDYVTLHAPLLADTRFLIDALALNRMKPTAVLINTARGGLVDDRALLEALLDGAIAGAGLDVFLSETDSSYRATTEALLALPNVVATPHSGASTHEGLQRTNLIAAQCAVAVLNGETPPAACVIADGRDPAAVTTSLPQEVQP
- a CDS encoding CitMHS family transporter encodes the protein MAWVGFAMVIVFMTLIMTRRLSAIVALILVPVAFALALGLGSQMGTMVLDGVLKVTPTAMMLMFALLYFAVMFDAGLFEPAVKRIIRWVGNDPLRITLGTAALSTVISLDGDGATTVLVVVTAFLPVYLRLGMNPLILAVMLLLTNTVINIVPWGGPTARAASALHVDAMDVFVGLIPAMLIGLVYAFAAAWWLGKRERRRLGWVPGQHDGAAPELERKVKDSHRPRLFWVNLALTLGLVVSMGLGLGPLPVLMMIALALALVINYPRLADQKERIAAHSENVLNVVALIFAAGAFTGILTGSGMVDAMSQAFLDMVPASSGPYMSVITSLAAIPFTFFMSNDAFFYGILPILNGAAAQYGVDPLFIARASVLGQPVHALSPLIAAPYLLAGLLKRDMGELQRYGLAWALGCSAVLILSALATGAII
- a CDS encoding citrate synthase codes for the protein MTQQDELYLSAEEAAALLGVNLPTLYAYVGRKNIRSLKVEGSRKRRYWAADIQRLVKGPKNGEAGSKRSVDSYSSLTLLTEDGLYYRGRDINELVETATVEEVAEMFWQVPGAFGTSLPHMPAGVDQLFELYANTTVIEKAIALFPLVERVNPKAFDLSPEGYARTGADVVRWFAALVVGNRAPDTRPLHEFIASSCGVDQRFADLIRRMLILCIDHELDHSTYSVRAAANTGVTPYYAAITGLATARGRRVAYGRNEAVSHLLDDICNAKDPAEPILQYYSQGGEIPGFCANAHTAHHVHSIADPRAISLKKTLDAMFADDPEYRRLLKAMQVAEELVQHPAEFILLVSFVGRKLNLGGQELALAAVARLIGWFAHASEQYNQQPLVRHRARYTGALPG
- a CDS encoding DUF1302 domain-containing protein, which gives rise to MKPSIKRPGLPGAAFLAMATAGYMAGAQAVNFNIGEVEGQLDSALSIGASWAVRAPDPDFIAQGNGGKGDSRTSDDARLNFKKGETFSKIFKGIHDLELKYRDSGVFLRGKYWYDFELKDESRLLYDIRDDNRKRGAQSSGVELLDAFVYHNYEVADRPGSVRVGKQVVSWGGSTFISGGINSINPLDANALRRPGSELKEGLLPVNMIYLQQTLAEAVSVEAFYQLEWDQTVADNCGTFFASSDIVADGCDDRYVVRGADIEPGQSDNSGLNGNTLYLPRGGDRDARDSGQFGVALRWFVPELNDTEISAYYLNYHSRTPVGSSVISSAPNPFAAPGFGAASAQYFLEYPEDIRLYGLSFNTTVGTASVEGELSYRPNMPLAIDDLTYATLRLAPVVPSVIPNSGIPGDEIHGYTRVPMTQGQMSVVQTFDQVLGASRMNLIGEVGFTHLNGINEGDYGEYRFGRASHFGPGEYFDADGNDLCSTLLSGRPEYCNNDGFFTRNSWGYRLRAGLTYNGVIGGLDLSPSLAWSHDVDGYGPTFTEGSKAISVGLSAKYLSNYEASISYTDYFGGDYTTNGDRDFISASFGVTF
- a CDS encoding MipA/OmpV family protein → MKSSRLALFVIPAVLMLPLAAQADAPGLQAVGVGVSLAQSPYAGADTSLSLLPLLTYEGERLFVRGLRAGVHLYQGNGFGLDVIVAGRFDGIDADDFGREELADNGIDRDLLDDRDDGIDLGLHATWKGTLGELQGSAKGDVSGASGGYEVSLEYGYPVALAGATVTPSVALSYLSGGLADYYYGTLNDEESRGVARYRPGSVVVPSLALSVSQPLGERWLLNGEASYQRLPGRLADSPLLDGDAGQFGVKVGLSWLFD
- a CDS encoding MmgE/PrpD family protein, whose translation is MSTPTLARRLARYACELNAETLPEAVLACVRQRLLDSLACVLGAYGAKPVEAAIALAAQTPQAASSVFGTTLRTTP
- a CDS encoding acyclic terpene utilization AtuA family protein; the protein is MENPVKILIPCGSIGTGIREEEIRLGIALGAQAIASDAGSTDSGAAYMIQGVGKYPRATIKQELAILMKAQAEAKIPLIIGSCGQSGSDAGLNWMRDIALEIARENGLTPKIAVLYCEQDKATLKAKHAAGKIKELPPLGPITDELIDSCEHIVASMGVEPYIAALRDGADIVLGGRTTDTAVIASYALLKGAPAGPAWHAAKIAECGAQCTVDPTNGNGILISIDADGFEVEPLQPNNSCAPETVCAHMLYENSNPFLLTEPGGVLDVTDAQYVQKDERVVRVTGSRWIEKPYTMKLEGAAAGRYQTLMLIGIEDPEILGRIDEFHDRMHAALTGRVHAVLGAEAGDFHISLRVYGWNAVSGMQRPAGTPPPLEVGILFVATAATQALATRIAKTCNPWFFHWPLERNRELPSHGFPFSPAELERGAVYEFKLNHVVETDDGFELVRSQWVDLSNHVESV